AGACATCCACCGATGTAAGTGGCGATAAAGGAAGCATTTGGAATCTCAATGAGTTTGGCCAGATCGACCCATCCGAAATACAAGACACTGAGAACTACAACAAAACAAAGTGCCAAAAAGAGAAGACCTCCGACAGGTGTTCGATATTTTGCGTGCAAGACTCCAAACCAACGTGGCGCGACGTTTTCCTGAGCAAGCGAGTAAGCGATTCGAGATGCGGCGCCGACGTATGCATTGGCTGCTGCAATACAGATAAACAGGGCGGTCACAGCGACAATCCATCCGCCTATTGGGCCGAGCGATAGCTGAATCATGACACTCAGGGAAGCGGCTGAAATTCCGCTGCCGTAGCTGTGTGTAGCCACCGTCATGAACGCTACAGAAAAGTAGAGGAGAGCGACGATCCCTGCACTCCACATAACTCCGCGTACGGCGTTTTTAGCAGGGTCTACAAACTCTTCGGACAGATGAGTGACGGCTTCCCAACCGATAAAGCACCAAAATAACAATCCGGCTGTTTGAATGACACTGAGCCAGCCACTTGGGACGAAAGGGACAAAGTTTGCGGTAGATGCATGCGGCAAGGCAGCGACAACCGCCAAAATCAAAATCGTGATAATCAAGGAAACGACAATCGTTTGCACACGTGCCGCTACCTGCATACCCAATACGTTCATGGACAGGACAGCGATCAGGATGAGGGCAGCGGTCGCATACGTCTGTGTTTCTCCCCACTTCATCAGAACAGCGAGGTAGTTCGCCCCGGTTACGCTCAAGATCGGAGCACCCATAGGCACGGATAATAGGAAAAACCAGCCCACCATGTTGCCAAACCGATCGCCGTACGCGGTTCGAACGAATGTCGATACACCTCCTGCGCTGGGAAAGCGAGCGGATAGGAGTCCCATGGTAATGGCCATCGGAACGACGAGAATTGACATCAGAAGCCAGGCAAGAATAGAAGCAGGTCCAGCCTTTTCAGCAGCCAAACCAGGAATGAGCAGAACCCCTGAGCCGATCACAGCACCTACGTACAAGGAGACGATTTGCGGTAAGCCCAAGGTTTTGTGAAGACCGGGCGACTGTGCAGTTAGTTTCCCCATGAAAAAATCCCTCTCTTTACTCGATCAAATGATTTTGTAGAAGTAGTGTAGCATAGACTTTACTATCGGAGTTATCTATAATATCAGATAAAGAAAATCGGATTTTTCGATGGGAAGGGGACCGAGAGGATGGATACTCGCTATCTTCAAACATTCCGAGAAGTAGCCAAGTGTCAGAGCTTTACACGGGCAGCAGAAGTGCTGGGCTATGCGCAATCCAGCGTGACGACGCAAATTCAAAATCTGGAGACGGAGTTTGGCGTCACTCTTTTTGAGAGATGGGGAAGAAAAATCAGGCTTACACATGCTGGGGAGGCGCTCCTCGGATACAGTGACCAAGTCTTGGCTATTCTGGATGAGGCCAAAGGAAATCTGTCCGAACAGGCACAAATGGCAGGCACGCTAAGCATTGGAACGGTAGAATCCTTGGCTGCTTTTTATTTGCCGCCCTTTTTGCAAAAGTTTCGCAAAGAACAGCCGCGCATGCGGATGCAGCTTCACCCGGGTATTTGTCATGATCTGCGTCAAGGTGTAAAGGAGGGCAAGTACGACTTTGCGTTTGTACTCGACTGGATGCAAGACCATCCTGAACTCACAAACATGAATCTTGGGGAAGAAAAGCTGGTGGTCGTCGCAGCTCCCGATCATCCTTTGACGAAAAAGGAGCGAGTCGAGGCCAAGGATTTTTCAGGCGAGAGCTGGATTTTCACCGAAGCTGGTTGCAGCTACCGATCGATCATGGAGGCTGTCTTGCGAGATGCGGAGGCGACGATCGACATGACGTTAGAGTTTGGTAGCCTCGAAGCGATCAAACAATGTGTCGCCTATGGTCTTGGGATCGCTCTTGTCCCATTCATCGCTGTGGCCGAAGAGGCCAAGAACGGAACGCTGGCCATCTTGCCTTTTTCCCATCCCGAAGTACGTGTCTATCGTCAGCTGATTTATCATAAGAAGAAGTGGATGTCGCAAGCACTGCTGTACTTTTTGGAGTTGCTGACGATTGAAAATCAAAAGAATAATCATGAATTTCCGACTAAAAATGTAGAGAATATGGGTTGAAAAGGAAAAACAGATGATGGCTGTACTTGCGTATGATATGATTAAGACTAAGTTGTTTTTTGAGATGAAGGAGGTCCATCCGTACATGAACATGGTTTCTGAAAGCATCGTAAAAGATATGGCGTTGGCACACAACGGCCATCTGAAAATTGACTGGGTAAAAGAGCATATGCCCGTTTTGAACCGCATCCGTGAGCGCTTTGAAAAAGAGCAGCCGTTTGCAGGTCTGAAAGTGGCCATTTCCCTTCACCTGGAAGCAAAGACAGCTTATCTGGCGAAAGTCGTGCAAGCGGGCGGCGCTGAAGTAACCATTACAGGCTCCAATCCACTGTCTACGCAAGATGATGTTTGCGCAGCACTCGTGGAAGATGGTATCCGAGTATTTGCCAAGTACAATCCGGATCCAGTGGAGTACAAGGAACACCTGATTAAAACATTGGAAACGCGTCCTGACCTGATCATTGACGACGGTGGCGACCTGGTAACGATCCTCCACAGCGAGCGTCGCGACCTACTCTCCCAAGTGCGCGGTGGTGCGGAAGAAACCACAACAGGTATTCTTCGCTTGAAAGCTTTGGAAAAAGAAGGCAAGCTGGAATTCCCGATGGTTGCTGTAAACGATGCGTTCTGCAAATACTTGTTTGACAACCGTTATGGTACGGGTCAATCTGTATGGGATGGTATCAATCGCACAACGAACCTGGTAGTAGCAGGAAAAACGGTTGTCGTAGTTGGATACGGCTGGTGCGGTAAAGGTGTGGCGATGCGTGCGAAAGGTCTGGGCGCGAAAGTGATCGTAACCGAGATCGACGCGATCAAAGCAGTAGAAGCGTACATGGATGGATTTGAAGTCATGCCAATGAGCGAAGCGGCAAAACGCGGCGACTACTTTGTTACCGTAACAGGAAACCGCGACGTCATTCGCAAAGAACACTTCGAAGTGATGAAAGATGGTGCAATTCTCTCCAACGCAGGTCACTTTGATGTCGAAGTGAACAAAGTGGAGCTGGAAGCATTGTCGACATCCCGCCGCATCGTGCGCAAAGACATCGAAGAATTTGTCATGGAAGATGGTCGAAAAGTGTATCTCCTGGCAGAAGGACGTTTGGTAAACCTGGCTGCTGGTGACGGTCACCCGGCTGAAATCATGGATATGACATTCGCATTGCAAGCTGTGTCTCTGGCTTATGTGAATGAACAATACAAAGCAATCGGGAAGCAAGTACTGAATGTACCATATGAGCTGGATGCGATGGTAGCACAGTACAAGCTGGAAGCTCTGGGACTCGGTATCGACAAATTGACCGACGAACAAAAAGCATACCTGGACAGCTGGGTCGAATAGACCGCGAAAACCGTCCTTTCCCGGCAAAAAAATAAACGAAAAAATCCTGCATACAAATGCAGGATTTTTTTTTATAATAACAAGTAGGCATCAAAGTGGGGAAAAGTGGGGGAAAGTGGAGCCACTCAGTAGGAAAGTGGGGGACTAGGGCGTGTTCATGGGGGAATACCAGCATAGCATCGACGAAAAAGGCCGCCTTACGATACCAGCCAAGTTCCGCGAAGGGCTAGGTACTACCTTTGTGATTACCCGCGGTTTGGACCAATGTTTGTTTGCTTACCCTATGGAAGAATGGAAGCAACTCGAGGAACGACTCAAAACACTTCCCTTTACAAAAGCAGATGCGCGTGCTTTTACACGATTCTTCTTTTCTGGTGCGACCGAATGTGAGTGGGACAAGCAGGGAAGGGTAAACATACCACAGAACCTGCGTGATCATGCTGGCATGCAAAAAGAATGCGTCGTCATCGGGGTGTCTAATCGCGTAGAGGTATGGAGCAAGGAGCGCTGGGAGGATTACTTTGCCCAGTCAGAAGGCTCTTTCGGTGATATTGCCGAGAAGCTGGTTGATTTTCAATTGTAGCAGCTAGAAGAACGGGAGTGACGATCTTGTCGTTTCATCATGTAACCGTATTACGGGACGAAGCTGTCGCCGGACTGAACATTCGGCCAGGCGGTATTTACGTGGATTGTACGTTGGGTGGAGCGGGGCACAGCAGCCTGATTGCTTCCCAACTGACGGAAGGCGGACGACTGATAGCTATCGATCAGGACGATTGGGCACTCGACAATGCCCGCGAGCGCTTGTCTTCTGTAATGGATAGAGTCACGCTGGTGAAAAGCAATTTTCGACATATCAAGGATATAGTGAGCGACTTGGGATTGGATGGAGTCGACGGAATCCTGTTTGATTTGGGTGTCTCTTCGCCACAACTCGATGAAGGAGAGCGTGGATTTAGCTATAATGCTGACGCACCGCTGGACATGCGAATGGACCAGCAGGCTTCGCTATCCGCTTACGATATTATCAACGAGTGGGACGAAGAAGAGATCGCCAAGATCATCTGGGAATACGGGGAAGAGAAATTTTCCCGGCGAATTGCCCGGCAAATCGTTCAATATCGTGCCAAGCAGCCTGTCCAAACCACAGGCGAGCTGGTGGAGTTAATCAAGGAAGGGATTCCTGCTGCTGCAAGACGCACGGGTCCACATCCGGCAAAGCGCACCTTTCAGGCAATTAGAATTGCTGTGAATGATGAGCTGAGCGCTTTCAAGGAAGCTGTTGCTGATGCCATCAATGTCCTTCGTCCGGAGGGTAGAGTCAGTGTCATCACTTTCCATTCATTAGAGGATCGTATTTGCAAGCAAGTTTACCAGGAGTTCGCGAAAGGATGCACTTGTCCGCCTTCGTTTCCGATCTGCGCGTGTGGGAATGAGGCAACGGTAAAAATCATTACCCGCAAGCCGATATTACCTTCAGCAGAAGAACTAGAAGCCAACCCGCGTGCGCGCTCCGCGAAACTCCGTGTAGCGGAAAAGCGATAAGCGGCAAACAGCGTCGGGAAAAGGAGAGAAAAGCGATGAGCTATTACTACCGCGGTAATCTTGCTGTGGAGTTGGAAAAAAAGTCGCGAACCGTAACTAAAACGAAACGAACCATTCGGATTAAACCGACGATACCGACGGGAGAGAAGCTGCTGTATTTACTCTTTATCTCCTTGACGGTCATTGGTCTGGGCCTGGTAGGGGTGCGTTACTCACAAATTTCTCAATACAACTACGACATTCAGAGCACGAAAAAAGAGAACCGCCTACTGGCGGAAAAGAATGCAGCCGTGAAGTTGCAAATTGAACAAATGAGCAACCGCGATCGCATTCAGAGTGAAGCGGAGCGACAAGGTATGGTATTTAATCCGGATGCGGTGCATGTGCTCGGTCAGTCCAAGTCGCAGGGTCAAGTACAAGCGAGCTCCCTTCCTCCTACACAATCAAAGCAACCATAACCATAATGTTACTTGCGTCAATCGCAGTAACATTTTTTCTTACGGCAAGGTCGTTCATCCATAGTGGTTCATCGGGAGGGATACTTTATCCGATGATAGGTAGAGAAGTGGAGTCGCTGAGCATTGGCGACGATCATAGTCGTGATGGAGTGAGGTAAAGTGGAAGCGAAACGACGCGTGAACTGGCGAATCCTCATTTTCGCCCTGTGTATCATCATGGTCTTCTCTGGATTGAGCTTTCGAGTCTGGTGGATCCAGACCGTAGAGGCTGCGAAGATCATGGATTATGCGAGTGGTCAATGGGACTGGGCCAAGACACTCAAACCAAAGCGTGGGGCCATTATGGACCGCAATGGGGAAATCCTCGCCTACGAAGGTAAGGCGTATACCGTGAATGCACGATTAAAGCCGCAAAATGACAAGGATCAGGATTTTGTCAAAGATCCGTATTATACGGCGACGACACTAGCTAAAATATTAAATGCCCCAGTCGACCAGCTGCTGAAGCCATTGACCAAGCCAGATTCCAAGGTCGTACTTCTCGGTCGCTATGGTAACAAGATTACCGAAGAACAAAAGAAGCTGATCCAGAATGCCCAATTTCCGAAGCTTCCGAGTGGGGAGCAGGTAGAGAATAATCAATTGCCTGGGATCTACCTGACGGAAACGACACGGCGCTTTTACCCTAACAATAGCTTCGCGGCCCATGTTCTCGGTTATCTCGATTTCGATGAACAGCCAAGAATGGGAATAGAGCTGCAATTGGACAAGGAGCTGCGAGGCGAAAAGGGTGAGATGGAGGTCATGACAGACGGGGCGGGCTACCAACTGCCAGATGGCGAGAGAAAGTACAAGCCGGCAAAGGATGGCGATAACGTCTATCTGACCATTGACCGCCAAATCCAGGATTATGTGGAGCAAGCACTCGACAAGGCGGAACGCGACTTCAAGCCAAAAGGTCTGACCGTAGTGGTGTCTGATCCGCAGACGGGTGAGATCTTGGCGATGGGCAACCGCTCTCAGTTCAATCCCAACACCTATTACAACGGGATCACGAACTATACGAATCATGCCGTCACCACGATGTTCGAGCCGGGTTCGACGTTCAAAATCATTACGCTCGCAGCTGCAATCGAAGAGGGCTTGTTTAATCCGAACGATACGTACAATTCCGGTACATACACGATCAAAGGGCAAATTCCCATTCGAGACCATAATAATGGACAAGGCTGGGGCCGTATCAGTTACTTGGAAGGCGTACAGCGCTCCAGTAACGTAATCTTCGTAATTCTCGGTTACGAAAAATTAAAGCTAGAAAAGCTAAAGTCTTACTTCTCAAAGTTTGGAATTGGTGCTTTGACGGGGATCGAGCTTCCTTACGAGAAAAAAGGAAACCTGATCAACCTCGAAAAACCGCAATCACCGCGTGACTGGGCCGTAACCACATTCGGACAAGGTGTGACGGTTACTGCTATCCAGCAGATCGCCGCGGTAGGCGCCATCGCAAACGGTGGTGAACTACTGAAGCCGCATATTGTAAAAGAATTGCGTGATCCCCATTCTGGTGCTGTTGTACAGCGTTCGGAACGTGAAGTAGTCCGTCGTGTCGTGAGCGAAGCAACAGCCAAGAAGACGCGCGACATTCTGGAAACGGTCGTAGAAGCAGATGCAGGTACAGGGAAAGCCTATCAGATCGACGGATATCATGTAGCGGGGAAAACGGGTACCGCACAAAAATACGACCCGAATACGGGTAAGATCATGGAAGGTCATTACATCGCTTCCTTTATCGGTTTCGCACCAAAAGACAACCCGCGACTCCTCGTATACGTAGTCGTGGATGATCCCTCTACGGACGCTTGGTATGGAACCTGGGGAAGAATGATTATCGCTCCGATTTTCAAATCCATCATGGAGCGCAGCCTGCAGTATTTACAGCAGCAGCCAGATCTTCAAGCAGCTCAATCGAAAGCATCCAAAAAAGGGAAAACAGAAATGGCAGCGGTGGCACAGCAGCCCGTTCAGGAAGTTACGTTGGCGAAGTTTGTGGGAATGTCCAATACAGCAGCGCAGCTTCGGGCGAAGCAAGACAAGCTGACTGTATCTGTTATCGGGACAGGAACCAAAATTGTGGAGCAGTATCCGGCTCCTTATGAAAAGGTTGCGTCGGGAAGTCAGGTCGTCCTGGTCACTGACCGAGTCAAAGGATCCAAGATGCCGGACTTCACAGGGAAGTCTCTGCGTGATGTGATGGAGTTCAGCTCACTAGTGAATATTCCGGTGAAAGCGACAGGCTCCGGCTTCGTTGCCTCACAGAGCATCCCAGCGGGGACAGTCCTGACAGGCACTGAAAAGCTGCAAGTTACTTTGCGCTCTGAATCGGAGCCTCCAGCACCACCTGCTGGACAGACAGGCGTTCCAGACGGTTCCGGGGGTGCTACGACACCGCCAGCTACAACTACTCCACCTGCTGGAGAGGGCACAGGAGCGGCGACGGGAGCAGCAGGAGCTACAAACACTCCTTCCACTCCGACTGGACCCCCCAATAACAGAGTGGGTCAGACAGGTCAAACAGGCACGAGTACAAGTCCATAGTTCTAAGTCGTCCCCCCGACGAATAGGGTAAAAGAGACAACCTATTCGAGGGGGGACTCGCTTTGCGGGTATCCAATGCTACCGTACGCCGTCGTATTTTTGTGACACTGATTATTGGTATTGTGATGTATTGTGCGCTCATCACCCGTCTAGGGTACGTACAATTGATAGAAGGACCCAAGCTGGCGCAGATGGCTGACAATTTGCTGGATCGGGAAATCAAATTCAAGCCAAATCGGGGGAGAATTCTCGATCGGGAAGGAAACGAACTTGTCACCAATGTTAGCGTCCCCACCATAGTAGCAGTGCCGGCGCAGTTGAAAGATTCACGTGAGACAGCCAGACAGCTAGCTGTCATTTTAGAGCAGCCCGAAGAAGCGGTCTTTAAAGCGATTACGAAAAAAGGGATGAGCAACGACCAAATCCCGGGTGGCAAAAAGATTTCAGTCGAAAAGGCAAAGAAAATTCAAGAGCTGAATCTTCCAGGCATATACTTGGCGGGGGATACGAAGCGTTTTTATCCAAACGGTACGATGGCTGCCCACATCCTTGGCTTTACCGGAATCGATAACCAGGGACTGACGGGGCTGGAGCGGATCTATGATCCATTCTTGAAAGGGACGGAAGGGCATATTTCCTTCCCGTCGGACGCAAAGGGCCGTGTCATGCCAGGCGGCTCTGAAGAATATGTAGCGCCGATGAATGGGATGGACATGTATCTGACGCTAGACAGCGCCATTCAGTCGTTCATCGAGCGTGAATTGGACCAGGCGGTCGTTGCTTATCAGCCAGATGACGTCCTCGCTATCGCCATGAACCCGAAAACAGGTGAAATATTGGGGATGGGCAGCAGACCTACCTTTCAACCGGATCTGTACAGAGACTACCCGTCGGAAGTGTACAACCGCAACCTTCCGATCTGGAAGACATACGAGCCAGGTTCCACATTCAAGATCGTTACACTGGCAGCGGCGCTCAATGAAGGTGTCATCAACCTAAATGAAGGCTTCTATGATCCAGGCTACATTACCGTCGCAGGGAAACGCCTACGCTGCTGGAAGCGCCAAGGGCACGGTCAGGAAACGATGCTGGAAGTCGTAGAGAATTCCTGCAACCCTGGATTTGTAACGATGGGACAGAGGCTGCAAAAAGAAAGACTGTTTGACTACATCAAGAAATTCGGTTTTGGGCAAAAAACCGGCGTAGACTTGATCGGGGAAGAAAACGGTCTGTTGTTTAACCTTAATCGGGTAGGACCCGTCGAACTGGGAACGACGTCGTTTGGCCAAGGGGTATCCGTCACGCCTATCCAGCAAATGGCGGCGGTCTCAGCGACGATCAACGGCGGCAAGCTAATGAAGCCCTACGTAGCAAAGGAATGGCGAGACAGCGTGACCCATGATGTGGTGGGCAGGACGTTGCCGACGGAGGTCCGACAAGTCATTACACCGGAGACATCCGCAAAAGTAAGGTACGCGCTGGAGAGTGTCGTCGCGCAAGGAACAGGAAACAAGGCGTACATTGAAGGATACAGGGTAGGCGGAAAGACAGGTACGGCGCAAAAGGTAAAAAACGGACGTTACATGGATGGGGAGTACATCGTATCCTTCATCGGTTTTGCACCGGCAGATGATCCGCAAATCGTCGTATACTTCGCAGTTGACAATCCCAAGGCTCTTGCATTCGGAGGATTGATTGCAGCGCCTAGCGTCAAAAGTATTATTGAATCTTCCTTGCAGCATCTGGGTGTTCCCAAGCGCAAAGATGGGATCTCCAAAGAAATCAACAAAGCATTGGGGGAGAAAAGTCCGATTGAAGTTCCAAACATGGTCGGCCAAACCATGAAAGATGTCGTGACCACCTATGAGACTTTACCACTAGTTGTTTCAGGGAAAGGAAAGTACGTCATCCAGCAGTCTCCGGCACCCGGTGTGAAAATTGATGACGGCGGAAAAATTCGTATCTACCTTGGTGACAAATTGACCA
This is a stretch of genomic DNA from Brevibacillus choshinensis. It encodes these proteins:
- a CDS encoding APC family permease; this encodes MGKLTAQSPGLHKTLGLPQIVSLYVGAVIGSGVLLIPGLAAEKAGPASILAWLLMSILVVPMAITMGLLSARFPSAGGVSTFVRTAYGDRFGNMVGWFFLLSVPMGAPILSVTGANYLAVLMKWGETQTYATAALILIAVLSMNVLGMQVAARVQTIVVSLIITILILAVVAALPHASTANFVPFVPSGWLSVIQTAGLLFWCFIGWEAVTHLSEEFVDPAKNAVRGVMWSAGIVALLYFSVAFMTVATHSYGSGISAASLSVMIQLSLGPIGGWIVAVTALFICIAAANAYVGAASRIAYSLAQENVAPRWFGVLHAKYRTPVGGLLFLALCFVVVLSVLYFGWVDLAKLIEIPNASFIATYIGGCLAGVRLLRDSKVGRIASWTSLIFTVGLYPFLGWSALYPVVIVGISLMWERRKKIATTKAA
- a CDS encoding stage V sporulation protein D, with translation MRVSNATVRRRIFVTLIIGIVMYCALITRLGYVQLIEGPKLAQMADNLLDREIKFKPNRGRILDREGNELVTNVSVPTIVAVPAQLKDSRETARQLAVILEQPEEAVFKAITKKGMSNDQIPGGKKISVEKAKKIQELNLPGIYLAGDTKRFYPNGTMAAHILGFTGIDNQGLTGLERIYDPFLKGTEGHISFPSDAKGRVMPGGSEEYVAPMNGMDMYLTLDSAIQSFIERELDQAVVAYQPDDVLAIAMNPKTGEILGMGSRPTFQPDLYRDYPSEVYNRNLPIWKTYEPGSTFKIVTLAAALNEGVINLNEGFYDPGYITVAGKRLRCWKRQGHGQETMLEVVENSCNPGFVTMGQRLQKERLFDYIKKFGFGQKTGVDLIGEENGLLFNLNRVGPVELGTTSFGQGVSVTPIQQMAAVSATINGGKLMKPYVAKEWRDSVTHDVVGRTLPTEVRQVITPETSAKVRYALESVVAQGTGNKAYIEGYRVGGKTGTAQKVKNGRYMDGEYIVSFIGFAPADDPQIVVYFAVDNPKALAFGGLIAAPSVKSIIESSLQHLGVPKRKDGISKEINKALGEKSPIEVPNMVGQTMKDVVTTYETLPLVVSGKGKYVIQQSPAPGVKIDDGGKIRIYLGDKLTN
- the rsmH gene encoding 16S rRNA (cytosine(1402)-N(4))-methyltransferase RsmH, with translation MTILSFHHVTVLRDEAVAGLNIRPGGIYVDCTLGGAGHSSLIASQLTEGGRLIAIDQDDWALDNARERLSSVMDRVTLVKSNFRHIKDIVSDLGLDGVDGILFDLGVSSPQLDEGERGFSYNADAPLDMRMDQQASLSAYDIINEWDEEEIAKIIWEYGEEKFSRRIARQIVQYRAKQPVQTTGELVELIKEGIPAAARRTGPHPAKRTFQAIRIAVNDELSAFKEAVADAINVLRPEGRVSVITFHSLEDRICKQVYQEFAKGCTCPPSFPICACGNEATVKIITRKPILPSAEELEANPRARSAKLRVAEKR
- the mraZ gene encoding division/cell wall cluster transcriptional repressor MraZ, with product MFMGEYQHSIDEKGRLTIPAKFREGLGTTFVITRGLDQCLFAYPMEEWKQLEERLKTLPFTKADARAFTRFFFSGATECEWDKQGRVNIPQNLRDHAGMQKECVVIGVSNRVEVWSKERWEDYFAQSEGSFGDIAEKLVDFQL
- a CDS encoding penicillin-binding protein; this translates as MEAKRRVNWRILIFALCIIMVFSGLSFRVWWIQTVEAAKIMDYASGQWDWAKTLKPKRGAIMDRNGEILAYEGKAYTVNARLKPQNDKDQDFVKDPYYTATTLAKILNAPVDQLLKPLTKPDSKVVLLGRYGNKITEEQKKLIQNAQFPKLPSGEQVENNQLPGIYLTETTRRFYPNNSFAAHVLGYLDFDEQPRMGIELQLDKELRGEKGEMEVMTDGAGYQLPDGERKYKPAKDGDNVYLTIDRQIQDYVEQALDKAERDFKPKGLTVVVSDPQTGEILAMGNRSQFNPNTYYNGITNYTNHAVTTMFEPGSTFKIITLAAAIEEGLFNPNDTYNSGTYTIKGQIPIRDHNNGQGWGRISYLEGVQRSSNVIFVILGYEKLKLEKLKSYFSKFGIGALTGIELPYEKKGNLINLEKPQSPRDWAVTTFGQGVTVTAIQQIAAVGAIANGGELLKPHIVKELRDPHSGAVVQRSEREVVRRVVSEATAKKTRDILETVVEADAGTGKAYQIDGYHVAGKTGTAQKYDPNTGKIMEGHYIASFIGFAPKDNPRLLVYVVVDDPSTDAWYGTWGRMIIAPIFKSIMERSLQYLQQQPDLQAAQSKASKKGKTEMAAVAQQPVQEVTLAKFVGMSNTAAQLRAKQDKLTVSVIGTGTKIVEQYPAPYEKVASGSQVVLVTDRVKGSKMPDFTGKSLRDVMEFSSLVNIPVKATGSGFVASQSIPAGTVLTGTEKLQVTLRSESEPPAPPAGQTGVPDGSGGATTPPATTTPPAGEGTGAATGAAGATNTPSTPTGPPNNRVGQTGQTGTSTSP
- a CDS encoding LysR family transcriptional regulator yields the protein MDTRYLQTFREVAKCQSFTRAAEVLGYAQSSVTTQIQNLETEFGVTLFERWGRKIRLTHAGEALLGYSDQVLAILDEAKGNLSEQAQMAGTLSIGTVESLAAFYLPPFLQKFRKEQPRMRMQLHPGICHDLRQGVKEGKYDFAFVLDWMQDHPELTNMNLGEEKLVVVAAPDHPLTKKERVEAKDFSGESWIFTEAGCSYRSIMEAVLRDAEATIDMTLEFGSLEAIKQCVAYGLGIALVPFIAVAEEAKNGTLAILPFSHPEVRVYRQLIYHKKKWMSQALLYFLELLTIENQKNNHEFPTKNVENMG
- a CDS encoding adenosylhomocysteinase, whose product is MNMVSESIVKDMALAHNGHLKIDWVKEHMPVLNRIRERFEKEQPFAGLKVAISLHLEAKTAYLAKVVQAGGAEVTITGSNPLSTQDDVCAALVEDGIRVFAKYNPDPVEYKEHLIKTLETRPDLIIDDGGDLVTILHSERRDLLSQVRGGAEETTTGILRLKALEKEGKLEFPMVAVNDAFCKYLFDNRYGTGQSVWDGINRTTNLVVAGKTVVVVGYGWCGKGVAMRAKGLGAKVIVTEIDAIKAVEAYMDGFEVMPMSEAAKRGDYFVTVTGNRDVIRKEHFEVMKDGAILSNAGHFDVEVNKVELEALSTSRRIVRKDIEEFVMEDGRKVYLLAEGRLVNLAAGDGHPAEIMDMTFALQAVSLAYVNEQYKAIGKQVLNVPYELDAMVAQYKLEALGLGIDKLTDEQKAYLDSWVE